The proteins below come from a single Mesobacillus jeotgali genomic window:
- the nth gene encoding endonuclease III gives MLNKQQIRFCLDEMGRMFPQAHCELVHSNPFELVIAVALSAQCTDALVNKVTKNLFQKYKTPEDFLSVSLEELQQDIRSIGLYRNKAKNIQKLCRMIIDEYGGEVPQDRDELTKLPGVGRKTANVVVSVAFGVPAIAVDTHVERVSKRLAFCRWKDSVLEVEKTLMKKVPEEEWSITHHRMIFFGRYHCKAQNPKCETCPLLEVCREGKKRMRAKA, from the coding sequence ATGCTAAATAAACAACAGATAAGATTTTGCCTGGATGAAATGGGGCGGATGTTTCCTCAAGCCCACTGTGAACTGGTTCACTCGAATCCCTTTGAGCTGGTAATTGCTGTCGCCCTTTCTGCGCAATGTACTGATGCACTTGTGAACAAGGTGACAAAAAACTTATTCCAGAAATACAAAACTCCTGAGGATTTTTTGAGTGTTTCATTGGAAGAACTTCAGCAGGACATCCGCTCAATTGGATTATATAGAAATAAAGCGAAGAATATCCAAAAGCTATGCAGGATGATTATAGATGAGTATGGCGGAGAAGTGCCGCAGGACAGGGATGAATTGACAAAGCTTCCTGGTGTTGGGCGCAAGACAGCAAACGTTGTTGTTTCAGTAGCATTCGGTGTACCTGCCATTGCCGTGGATACGCATGTAGAGCGGGTGAGCAAACGTCTGGCGTTTTGCCGTTGGAAGGATTCTGTACTTGAGGTTGAAAAAACACTGATGAAAAAGGTTCCTGAGGAAGAGTGGTCGATCACGCATCACAGGATGATCTTTTTTGGCCGATATCATTGTAAAGCGCAAAACCCCAAGTGTGAAACATGTCCTTTGCTGGAGGTATGCAGAGAGGGCAAGAAAAGGATGAGAGCAAAAGCGTAA
- a CDS encoding DnaD domain-containing protein, which produces MKKADLLDWLKEGNVTIPAVLLTQYKEMRLNEQELALLLHVFYFSEKGNEFPTPTELAARMTISAFECTDLLRALIQRGFISISDGNSTDGIRYEKYSLEPLWEKLFDQFMLKRKQEKEILDQKEETDLYTTFEREFGRPLSPFECESLAMWMDDDHHDPIIIKAALREAVISGKLNFRYIDRILFEWKKNGIKTIEQAKSYGRKFRQHQSTQKTGKEEPKVSANPVPFYNWLEQ; this is translated from the coding sequence ATGAAAAAAGCAGATTTGTTAGATTGGCTGAAAGAGGGGAATGTTACCATTCCTGCTGTATTGCTAACGCAGTATAAAGAAATGAGATTGAACGAACAAGAATTGGCACTACTACTTCATGTATTCTATTTTTCTGAAAAAGGAAATGAATTTCCTACGCCTACGGAACTTGCAGCCCGCATGACGATATCGGCTTTTGAATGTACAGATTTGCTCCGAGCACTGATTCAAAGAGGGTTTATATCGATAAGTGACGGGAATTCCACGGACGGAATCAGATATGAAAAATATTCACTGGAACCGCTATGGGAAAAGCTGTTCGATCAGTTTATGCTCAAGCGGAAACAGGAGAAAGAGATTCTGGACCAGAAGGAAGAGACGGATTTATATACAACGTTTGAAAGGGAATTCGGCCGGCCGTTATCACCATTTGAATGTGAGTCACTGGCAATGTGGATGGATGATGATCACCATGATCCGATCATCATTAAAGCTGCGTTAAGAGAAGCTGTCATCTCTGGCAAACTGAATTTTCGGTACATAGACCGAATTCTTTTCGAATGGAAGAAGAATGGAATCAAGACAATTGAACAAGCAAAAAGTTATGGAAGGAAATTCAGGCAGCATCAGAGTACGCAAAAGACAGGGAAGGAAGAACCTAAAGTTTCTGCGAATCCTGTTCCGTTTTATAACTGGCTTGAACAGTAA